In Saccharothrix violaceirubra, the following are encoded in one genomic region:
- a CDS encoding single-stranded DNA-binding protein gives MLCPMAYNETRVTLVGKVSSVVTHTTADTGLSRASFRMYSRERRYNRETEVWEDGRQLFLNVTCWRKLADNVHMSLNKGDPVVVTGVLRIADRDLDGIARQFVDIDAHSVGPDLTWCTAEVRAQRHRSGADLPRTEADVPRSDPASAAAVDRASPPEADAEVPF, from the coding sequence ATGCTCTGTCCCATGGCGTACAACGAAACGAGGGTCACACTGGTCGGCAAGGTGTCCAGCGTGGTCACTCACACGACGGCCGACACCGGGCTCAGTCGCGCCTCCTTCCGGATGTACTCGCGGGAGCGTCGGTACAACCGGGAGACCGAGGTGTGGGAAGACGGTCGGCAGCTCTTCCTCAACGTCACCTGTTGGCGCAAACTCGCCGACAACGTCCACATGTCCCTCAACAAGGGCGATCCCGTGGTGGTGACCGGCGTGCTCAGGATCGCCGACCGCGACCTCGACGGGATCGCGCGGCAGTTCGTCGACATCGACGCGCACTCGGTCGGGCCCGACCTGACCTGGTGCACGGCCGAGGTGCGTGCGCAGCGGCACCGCTCCGGAGCCGACCTGCCCCGGACGGAGGCGGACGTCCCGCGTTCGGACCCGGCATCGGCGGCGGCCGTCGACCGGGCGTCACCACCGGAGGCGGACGCCGAAGTTCCGTTCTGA